CAAAGGGGAGTCCATAATAGAGGAACATTAGTTGAAGGAGCAGGGGGATACCCCGGATAATCCAGGTGTATATGCCCCCCATCCATCTTAAAATCTTAATACGGGAAATCTTGGCTAAGGCGACAAACAAACCAATTAGGGTACCGAATATAATGGCGAAGAATGTTAGCTTGATGGTCATGACAGCTCCCATTAACAAATCCGGGAGAATCTGTATTACAAAATTTATGTCTATGGACCCTGATTGCATTTTGTCACCAACCTTGGAAGAATTATTGCTAAGCTAATAGTTTATTCAGCTTTGGTGGTAATGTCTTTGTTAAACCACTTTTGAGAGATGCTGGTTAAAGTACCATCCTTTTGCATTTCGGCAATGATTTCGTCAAGGGCTGCTTTCAGTTCTGTGTCAGCCTTGCGGATACCGATGGCCATAGGTTCCTGAGTTAACTGTTCGCCGACAATCTCAAAGGTATCGGCACGCTTGCTGAGGTAGTGGCCTGCAGTCATAGCATCAACCACAACCACTTCGGTACGTCCAATTTGTAAGTCATTAAAGGCTTCGGGATAGGTTTTGTATAATTTGGCTTCCAGACCCATTTTCTTGCAGGCTTCTTCACCGGAGCTGCCGGCTTGGGTACCTACGGCTTTACCTTTTAAATCTTCAGCAGTGTTAAAACCGGTGGTACCTTTTTTAACTACCATCACTAAGCCGTCATTGATATAAGGAGTAGAGAAATTAATGGATTTCTTACGTTCTTCGGTAACAGTCATACCACTAATTATAACATCAAAACGCTTGGAGTCCAGTGCCAGAATCACACCATCCCATTGGGTGGGTTGCCATTCAATTTTTACACCCAGACGTTTACCGATTTCTTCAGTCATATCGATGTCAAAGCCTACCAGATTGTTTTGCTCATCGCGGTAGCCCATGGGAGCAAAGGTATCATCCAAGCCAACTACCATGACACCCTTTTCCTTAATCAATTCCAGGGTGTTTTTCTCTGCCTGTTGTGCAGGTTCCGGGGTAGCGGCTTTCTCCTTTTCCCCGCCACCGCAGCCAACGGCTAACAGAGCCAATGTTACCAGCAGAATAACCATTAACAAACCTTTCTTTTTCACTTGACCATTCTCCTCCCAGTATGTATTAAATCAATATCTCTTTGATATTTTAACTAACTAAAGTAAAAACGT
This region of Desulforamulus ferrireducens genomic DNA includes:
- a CDS encoding amino acid ABC transporter substrate-binding protein, coding for MKKKGLLMVILLVTLALLAVGCGGGEKEKAATPEPAQQAEKNTLELIKEKGVMVVGLDDTFAPMGYRDEQNNLVGFDIDMTEEIGKRLGVKIEWQPTQWDGVILALDSKRFDVIISGMTVTEERKKSINFSTPYINDGLVMVVKKGTTGFNTAEDLKGKAVGTQAGSSGEEACKKMGLEAKLYKTYPEAFNDLQIGRTEVVVVDAMTAGHYLSKRADTFEIVGEQLTQEPMAIGIRKADTELKAALDEIIAEMQKDGTLTSISQKWFNKDITTKAE